From a region of the Tenggerimyces flavus genome:
- a CDS encoding M20/M25/M40 family metallo-hydrolase, with protein MNAVREWIEERADAMADLLTRLVACETENPPGRGLAECAEVLRDAMDRLGLRPEVLEPPVVRGTAGTDGAGDGIVYFHGHFDVVPAQSRDQFTARRADGRIVGRGTADMKGGIVSMLYGAAAAQDLGLLGNGRVVIHLVCDEETGSAAGAGYLRANDLIDPSALAMLTAEQSGEVVWHAAKGALSLRVDVHGKPMHVGQAPQGVNSFLRMLQIATPLGEYANGRTIVVGGQSGGGSNFNVVPEHTWFTVDGRFDPEEDLDGELASIRAIVHEAAERAGANVDLEVTQVAPPAHTPPDHPTAKLLAGAIEEIAGTPVRLEQCPGCLDTRWYAELGIPAFGYGPGTMEVSHGPHEYVEEAALHRVAAGYALFASRLLR; from the coding sequence ATGAACGCCGTCCGCGAATGGATCGAAGAACGTGCCGACGCCATGGCCGACCTGCTCACCAGGCTGGTCGCCTGCGAGACCGAGAACCCGCCTGGCCGCGGCCTCGCCGAGTGCGCCGAGGTGCTCCGCGACGCGATGGACCGGCTCGGTCTGCGACCCGAGGTGCTCGAGCCGCCCGTCGTCCGCGGCACCGCCGGCACCGACGGCGCCGGCGACGGGATCGTCTACTTCCACGGCCACTTCGACGTCGTTCCGGCCCAGTCCCGCGACCAGTTCACCGCTCGCCGCGCGGACGGGCGGATCGTCGGCCGCGGCACCGCCGACATGAAGGGCGGCATCGTCAGCATGCTGTACGGCGCCGCCGCCGCGCAGGACCTCGGCCTGCTCGGCAACGGCCGCGTCGTGATCCACCTCGTCTGCGACGAGGAGACCGGCAGTGCGGCCGGCGCCGGCTACCTCCGCGCGAACGACCTCATCGACCCGTCCGCGCTCGCCATGCTCACCGCCGAGCAGAGCGGCGAGGTGGTCTGGCACGCAGCCAAGGGCGCGCTCTCGCTGCGCGTCGACGTGCACGGGAAGCCCATGCACGTCGGCCAAGCGCCGCAGGGTGTCAACTCGTTCCTGCGCATGCTCCAGATCGCCACCCCGCTTGGGGAGTACGCGAACGGCCGCACGATCGTCGTCGGCGGGCAGTCCGGCGGGGGCTCCAACTTCAATGTCGTTCCCGAGCACACCTGGTTCACCGTGGACGGCCGCTTCGATCCCGAGGAGGACCTCGACGGCGAGCTCGCCAGCATCAGAGCGATCGTCCACGAGGCCGCCGAACGGGCCGGCGCGAACGTCGACCTCGAGGTCACCCAGGTCGCCCCGCCCGCCCACACTCCGCCGGACCACCCGACCGCGAAGCTGCTCGCCGGCGCGATCGAGGAGATCGCCGGGACACCCGTACGGCTGGAGCAGTGTCCCGGCTGCCTCGACACCCGCTGGTACGCCGAGCTCGGCATACCAGCGTTCGGCTACGGCCCCGGCACGATGGAGGTCTCCCACGGACCGCACGAGTACGTCGAGGAGGCGGCCCTCCATCGCGTCGCCGCGGGCTACGCGTTGTTCGCGAGCCGACTGCTCAGGTAG
- a CDS encoding CPBP family intramembrane glutamic endopeptidase, with amino-acid sequence MESTRTPLTTAADTRPNGLAGRLLADRHSLPLSIALHLLPGIPIVGVYLLFAQPLMRALELPSFLGWAISMVVALAPIQLGLLVWLGYRRNGRLSLRGVVNYLDKPTPRGRLVLIVTVLIVQFLGLSTALVTLDNAVYEAFFSWVPFDGSGGGGLTYIGGFPQSVMVITLAVCIPLTGFSLPLIEELYFRGFLLSRLPQLGGWAPLVNTALFSIYHFWSPWAILSRIIFAFAGFWLAWKKQDLRLSIGMHVGSAFILQTLGTVALLLNVMPT; translated from the coding sequence ATGGAGAGCACCCGAACCCCGCTGACCACCGCGGCAGACACCCGACCGAACGGCCTCGCGGGGCGGCTGCTGGCCGACCGCCACTCGCTGCCGCTGTCCATCGCCTTACACCTGCTTCCCGGCATCCCCATCGTCGGCGTCTACCTGTTGTTCGCGCAGCCGCTCATGCGGGCGCTGGAGCTTCCGTCGTTCCTGGGTTGGGCGATCTCGATGGTCGTCGCCCTCGCGCCGATCCAGCTCGGCCTGCTGGTGTGGCTCGGCTACCGACGCAACGGCCGGCTGTCCCTGCGTGGCGTCGTGAACTACCTCGACAAGCCCACCCCACGCGGCAGGCTCGTGCTGATCGTCACCGTTCTGATCGTGCAGTTCCTGGGGCTGAGCACCGCGCTCGTCACGCTGGACAACGCCGTCTACGAGGCGTTCTTCTCCTGGGTTCCGTTCGACGGTTCGGGCGGGGGCGGCCTGACGTACATCGGGGGCTTCCCGCAGTCGGTCATGGTCATCACGCTCGCCGTGTGCATCCCGCTGACCGGCTTCTCGCTCCCGCTGATCGAGGAGCTCTACTTCCGCGGCTTCCTGCTGTCCCGCCTCCCCCAGCTGGGCGGGTGGGCGCCGCTGGTCAACACGGCACTGTTCTCGATCTACCACTTCTGGTCGCCGTGGGCGATCTTGTCCAGGATCATCTTCGCGTTCGCGGGCTTCTGGCTGGCCTGGAAGAAGCAGGACCTCCGGTTGTCGATCGGCATGCACGTGGGCTCGGCGTTCATCCTGCAGACGCTCGGAACCGTTGCCCTGTTGCTGAACGTCATGCCTACCTGA
- a CDS encoding Lrp/AsnC family transcriptional regulator, whose product MDVIDRKILAELQADGRLTVTELAAKIGLSLSPCHRRLRELERSGVITGYRALVDPASVGLGFQALVFVTMRQEDRDTLLAFEAAVAKIPNVLQAQRLFGDPDYLLRVVTTDLDAYASLEDESLAALPGVQRLTSTLVMKQIVTDRPLPT is encoded by the coding sequence GTGGACGTGATCGACCGGAAGATTCTTGCCGAGCTGCAGGCGGACGGCCGGCTCACGGTGACCGAGCTGGCCGCCAAGATCGGCCTCAGCCTCTCGCCGTGCCACCGGCGGCTGCGCGAGCTCGAACGTTCGGGCGTCATCACCGGCTACCGCGCCCTCGTCGACCCCGCCTCGGTCGGCCTCGGCTTCCAGGCGCTGGTGTTCGTGACCATGCGCCAGGAGGACCGCGACACCCTGCTCGCCTTCGAGGCGGCGGTCGCGAAGATCCCGAACGTTCTCCAAGCCCAGCGCCTCTTCGGCGACCCCGACTACCTGCTCCGCGTCGTGACCACCGACCTCGACGCCTACGCCAGCCTGGAGGACGAAAGCCTCGCCGCCCTCCCCGGCGTCCAGCGCCTCACGTCGACGCTGGTCATGAAGCAGATCGTCACCGACCGCCCTCTTCCGACCTAG
- a CDS encoding FAD-linked oxidase C-terminal domain-containing protein, which yields MSDLGKLRRELEDLLGADGVISDPVQLRTYECDGLAGYRVTPSLVVLPTTSEQVAESVAAAHRAGVPFVARGAGTGLSGGALPVAEGIVIGLQRMRAILEIDPVNRRAVVEPGVTNLAISKAAAPYDLYYAPDPSSQQVCTIGGNVAENSGGAHCLKYGFTTNHVLAMEVVLPDGTRTWLGGPSPEVAGPDLRGVVIGSEGTVALVTKVVVRLLRKPESVRTLLADFPSIEQAGDTVTDVIGAGIVPAAMEIMDQLAIEASEAAVGAGYTLDTPAALVVELDGPNEECALLFDAVREICQRNGTTKIRVAADDAERLMIWTGRKAAFAAVGRISPDYFVQDGVVPRTRLAEALSRIGAMGRAAGIRVANVFHAGDGNLHPLVLYSEEAGEHGRAEKLSKEIAELCVELGGSLSGEHGIGTDKACSMPTMFTEDDLATMDKVRRAFDPENLCNPGKLLPTPRLCGERPGKYRPHPLEQAGVIDRL from the coding sequence GTGAGCGACCTGGGGAAGCTGCGGCGCGAGCTCGAGGACCTGCTCGGCGCTGACGGCGTGATCAGCGACCCGGTGCAGCTGCGGACGTACGAGTGCGACGGGCTCGCGGGCTACCGGGTCACGCCGTCGCTGGTCGTGCTGCCCACGACGTCGGAGCAGGTCGCGGAGAGCGTCGCCGCCGCGCATCGCGCCGGCGTCCCGTTCGTCGCCCGCGGCGCGGGGACGGGCCTGTCCGGCGGCGCGCTCCCCGTGGCCGAGGGCATCGTGATCGGTCTGCAGCGGATGCGCGCGATCCTCGAGATCGACCCGGTCAACCGGCGCGCGGTCGTCGAGCCCGGCGTCACGAACCTCGCGATCAGCAAGGCCGCGGCACCGTACGACCTCTACTACGCGCCCGACCCGTCCAGCCAGCAGGTGTGCACGATCGGCGGGAACGTCGCGGAGAACTCCGGCGGCGCGCACTGCCTGAAGTACGGCTTCACCACCAACCACGTGCTCGCGATGGAGGTCGTGCTCCCCGACGGCACCCGCACCTGGCTCGGCGGCCCGTCGCCCGAGGTCGCCGGCCCCGATCTGCGCGGCGTCGTGATCGGCTCGGAGGGCACGGTCGCGCTGGTGACGAAGGTGGTCGTCCGGCTGCTGCGCAAGCCCGAGTCCGTACGTACGCTGCTCGCCGACTTCCCCTCGATCGAGCAGGCCGGCGACACCGTCACCGACGTGATCGGCGCGGGGATCGTGCCGGCGGCGATGGAGATCATGGACCAGCTCGCGATCGAGGCGTCCGAGGCAGCGGTCGGCGCCGGCTACACGCTCGACACCCCGGCGGCGCTGGTCGTCGAGCTGGACGGGCCGAACGAGGAGTGCGCGCTGCTGTTCGACGCGGTGCGCGAGATCTGCCAGCGCAACGGGACGACGAAGATCCGCGTCGCCGCCGACGACGCCGAACGGTTGATGATCTGGACCGGACGCAAGGCGGCGTTCGCGGCGGTCGGCCGGATCAGCCCGGACTACTTCGTGCAGGACGGCGTCGTCCCGCGGACCCGGCTCGCCGAGGCGCTGTCGCGGATCGGCGCGATGGGCCGCGCGGCGGGCATCCGGGTCGCGAACGTGTTCCACGCCGGCGACGGCAACCTGCATCCGCTGGTGCTCTACAGCGAGGAGGCGGGCGAGCACGGCCGCGCCGAGAAGCTGTCGAAGGAGATCGCCGAACTCTGTGTGGAGCTTGGCGGTTCGCTGTCCGGCGAGCACGGGATCGGGACCGACAAGGCGTGCTCGATGCCGACGATGTTCACCGAGGACGACCTCGCGACGATGGACAAGGTGAGGCGCGCGTTCGACCCGGAGAACCTCTGCAACCCGGGCAAGCTGCTGCCGACGCCGCGGCTGTGCGGCGAACGTCCGGGCAAGTACCGACCCCACCCGTTGGAGCAGGCCGGTGTCATCGACCGCCTCTGA
- a CDS encoding TetR/AcrR family transcriptional regulator, with product MRQIAEMGISIADSEGLAAISMQRIASELNFTKMSLYRYVKSKGELLAAMTDLAIDDPPTLESLGEGWRERVTGWARLIREGWFRHPWLPHVSEWQSRPGAVRPTSGERAMGPNEVGWVELAVRSMEGTGLTLAEQLDAVFIVSAHLRATLAMTAYGVLPWTIDLPNTAMLDTLRDEHGAKYPALTELAASPPPDHNNFEWGLDRILDGLELLMRSRSEEGGR from the coding sequence GTGCGTCAGATCGCCGAGATGGGCATCTCGATCGCCGACAGCGAGGGGCTCGCGGCGATCTCCATGCAGCGGATCGCCAGCGAGCTGAACTTCACCAAGATGTCGCTGTACCGGTACGTCAAGAGCAAAGGTGAGCTGCTCGCGGCGATGACCGACCTCGCGATCGACGACCCACCGACGCTGGAGTCGCTCGGCGAGGGCTGGCGGGAACGCGTGACCGGCTGGGCGCGGCTCATCCGCGAGGGCTGGTTCCGCCATCCCTGGCTCCCGCATGTCAGCGAGTGGCAGAGTCGCCCTGGCGCGGTGCGGCCGACGTCGGGGGAGCGGGCCATGGGGCCGAACGAGGTGGGCTGGGTCGAGCTCGCCGTCCGCTCGATGGAGGGCACAGGGCTGACGCTGGCGGAGCAGCTGGACGCGGTGTTCATCGTGAGCGCGCACCTGCGCGCGACGCTGGCGATGACCGCGTACGGCGTGCTGCCCTGGACGATCGACCTGCCGAACACGGCGATGCTGGACACCCTCCGCGACGAGCACGGCGCCAAGTACCCCGCGCTCACCGAGCTGGCCGCCTCGCCGCCGCCGGACCACAACAACTTCGAGTGGGGCCTCGACCGCATCCTCGACGGCCTTGAGCTGCTGATGCGCTCTAGGTCGGAAGAGGGCGGTCGGTGA
- a CDS encoding alpha/beta hydrolase fold domain-containing protein, which translates to MMEDNVLRLPASAEAIEVRHLRAFVAVAEELNFGRAATRLYVTQPALSRQIGGLERLVGCQLLRRSTRSVELTLPGEVLLTRAKDLLHDLHEAVTMTRSVGDELEERAARIWAPVSDLAASSAGLDELRAAYESVSAMFPVPEGIVVRPANTGGVVGLSVSPDPEQPATVLFLHGGGMALGSAYGYRSLAGALAAAAGATVVIPDFRLAPEHPFPAALDDAVSAYEWMLSRGVPPRTISVATDSMGAHLTLSMVLKLRDDGVPLPGRLVLMSPGVEFTPPDQVDRGAAEVIRGFGAAYLGDRPANDPLVHPLLADFTGLPELFVQAGTQDLMYAQAADLIAHARAHGVKVVVDDYPLAAHVFQLFWPFLPEAATALEKAGDYIRAGAHR; encoded by the coding sequence ATGATGGAAGACAACGTGTTGCGGCTTCCCGCGTCGGCGGAGGCGATCGAGGTGCGCCACCTCAGGGCGTTCGTCGCTGTCGCGGAGGAGCTCAACTTCGGGCGTGCCGCCACCCGGTTGTACGTGACGCAGCCAGCGCTGAGCCGGCAGATCGGTGGTCTGGAACGGCTGGTGGGCTGTCAGCTGCTGCGCCGTTCCACGCGCAGCGTCGAGCTGACGTTGCCCGGTGAGGTGCTCCTGACCCGGGCCAAGGACCTGCTGCACGACCTGCACGAGGCCGTCACGATGACCCGTTCGGTGGGGGACGAGCTCGAGGAGCGCGCCGCCCGGATCTGGGCGCCGGTGAGCGACCTGGCGGCCAGTTCGGCGGGTCTGGACGAGCTGCGGGCCGCGTACGAGTCGGTGTCCGCCATGTTCCCGGTGCCGGAGGGCATCGTCGTACGTCCGGCCAACACCGGTGGCGTCGTCGGGCTGTCGGTGTCGCCGGACCCCGAACAGCCAGCCACGGTGCTGTTCCTGCACGGTGGTGGCATGGCGCTCGGCTCGGCGTACGGCTACCGTTCGCTCGCCGGAGCGCTGGCCGCGGCAGCCGGGGCCACGGTCGTCATCCCGGACTTCCGGCTGGCCCCGGAGCATCCGTTCCCCGCGGCACTGGACGACGCTGTCAGTGCCTACGAGTGGATGCTCTCGCGCGGTGTCCCGCCCAGGACCATCAGCGTCGCGACCGATTCGATGGGCGCCCATCTCACGCTCTCGATGGTGCTCAAGCTGCGCGACGACGGTGTCCCCCTGCCCGGCCGTCTGGTGCTGATGTCGCCGGGGGTGGAGTTCACGCCGCCCGACCAGGTCGATCGCGGCGCCGCCGAGGTGATCCGCGGCTTCGGTGCCGCCTACCTCGGCGACCGGCCGGCGAACGACCCGCTCGTCCACCCGTTGCTGGCCGACTTCACCGGCCTGCCGGAGCTGTTCGTCCAGGCCGGGACGCAGGACCTGATGTACGCGCAGGCCGCCGACCTCATCGCGCACGCGCGAGCGCATGGCGTCAAGGTGGTGGTCGACGACTATCCGCTCGCCGCGCATGTCTTCCAGCTGTTCTGGCCGTTCCTGCCCGAGGCGGCGACCGCTCTCGAGAAGGCCGGCGATTACATCCGTGCGGGTGCTCATCGCTAG
- a CDS encoding dihydrofolate reductase family protein: MGRVVFDTSMSLDGYMTAANRTPEEPMGPGGLRLMDWAFNDERGAQVLRDGVAGLGAAIAGRETYDTSLPWWGANGPSGDARMPLFVVTHKAPDTSPENGVYTFVTDGIESALEQAQKVAGDRDVCVMGGANLGQQYIAAGLVDELSIHLVPVLFHGGTRMFAHLGVDHTDLEVLDVVSTPAATHFRYAIKK, encoded by the coding sequence ATGGGCAGGGTGGTCTTCGACACCTCGATGTCGCTCGATGGGTACATGACCGCGGCCAACCGCACACCCGAGGAGCCTATGGGGCCGGGCGGTCTCCGCTTGATGGACTGGGCGTTCAACGACGAACGTGGCGCGCAGGTCCTCCGCGACGGTGTCGCCGGGTTGGGCGCCGCGATCGCCGGCCGGGAGACGTACGACACCTCGCTCCCCTGGTGGGGCGCGAACGGACCGTCCGGCGACGCGCGGATGCCGCTGTTCGTCGTCACCCACAAGGCGCCCGACACCTCACCGGAGAACGGCGTCTACACGTTCGTCACCGACGGCATCGAGAGCGCGCTCGAGCAGGCCCAGAAGGTGGCCGGCGACCGCGACGTCTGCGTCATGGGCGGCGCGAACCTCGGCCAGCAGTACATCGCGGCCGGACTGGTCGACGAGCTCTCGATCCACCTGGTGCCGGTGTTGTTCCACGGCGGTACGCGGATGTTCGCGCACCTGGGCGTCGACCACACCGACCTCGAGGTCCTCGATGTCGTCTCGACCCCCGCCGCGACCCACTTCCGCTACGCGATCAAGAAGTAG
- the glcF gene encoding glycolate oxidase subunit GlcF: MTDALAVDFGNFDEHHPPSKDLLDDCVHCGFCLPTCPTYVLWGEEMDSPRGRIYLMNLVHEGAATFDDTLTTHFDRCLGCMACVTSCPSGVQYDRLIETMRPQIERNHSRGKGDRLFRRLVFSLFPYPNRLRVAALGGIAYQRLRIGKLLRRIGLLDRLPKRLQALEALLPDVRLRDLAARAPERVAAVGTPRKRVAMLAGCVQQVFFNPVNAATVRVLAAEGCDVFVPVEQDCCGALSTHTGREPEGLARARRTIDVFEHYDVDAIVVNVAGCGSTMKDYGVLLADDPRYAERAAAFSAKVRDVTEVLAELPPQAARHPIPARVAYHDACHLGHAQKVRSQPRAVLRTIPELTVVDLPEAELCCGSAGVYNLLEPEAANDLGERKAANVRSVQPDAVATANPGCLLQLRKHLGEDELPLFHPVELIDASIRGVNPLA; this comes from the coding sequence ATGACCGACGCGCTCGCTGTCGACTTCGGGAACTTCGACGAGCATCACCCGCCGTCGAAGGACCTGCTCGACGACTGCGTGCACTGCGGGTTCTGCCTGCCGACCTGCCCGACGTACGTGCTGTGGGGCGAGGAGATGGACTCGCCGCGGGGCCGCATCTACCTGATGAACCTCGTGCACGAGGGCGCGGCCACGTTCGACGACACGCTCACCACGCACTTCGACCGCTGCCTCGGCTGCATGGCGTGCGTGACGTCGTGCCCGTCGGGCGTGCAGTACGACCGGCTGATCGAGACCATGCGGCCGCAGATCGAGCGGAATCACTCGCGTGGGAAGGGCGATCGGCTGTTCCGGCGGCTGGTGTTCTCGCTGTTCCCGTACCCGAACCGGCTGCGCGTCGCGGCGCTCGGCGGCATCGCGTACCAGCGACTGCGGATCGGCAAGCTGCTCAGGAGGATCGGGCTACTCGACCGGCTCCCGAAGCGGCTGCAGGCGCTGGAGGCGCTGCTGCCGGACGTACGGCTGCGCGACCTCGCCGCCCGCGCGCCGGAACGCGTCGCGGCGGTAGGCACGCCGCGGAAGCGGGTCGCGATGCTGGCCGGCTGCGTGCAGCAGGTGTTCTTCAACCCGGTGAACGCCGCGACCGTGCGGGTGCTCGCCGCCGAGGGGTGCGACGTGTTCGTCCCCGTCGAGCAGGACTGCTGCGGCGCGCTGTCCACGCACACCGGACGGGAGCCCGAAGGACTGGCGCGGGCGCGGCGGACGATCGACGTGTTCGAGCACTACGACGTGGACGCGATCGTGGTGAACGTCGCCGGCTGCGGCTCGACGATGAAGGACTACGGCGTGCTGCTCGCCGACGATCCTCGCTACGCCGAACGCGCCGCGGCGTTCTCGGCGAAGGTGCGCGACGTCACCGAGGTGCTGGCGGAACTGCCGCCGCAGGCCGCGCGGCATCCGATCCCGGCGCGGGTGGCGTACCACGACGCCTGCCACCTCGGGCACGCACAGAAGGTGCGATCCCAGCCGCGAGCGGTGCTGCGGACGATCCCCGAGCTGACCGTCGTCGACCTGCCGGAGGCCGAGCTGTGCTGCGGTTCGGCCGGCGTCTACAACCTGCTCGAGCCCGAGGCGGCGAACGACCTCGGCGAACGGAAGGCGGCGAACGTACGGTCGGTCCAACCGGACGCGGTCGCGACGGCCAACCCCGGTTGCCTGTTGCAGCTCCGCAAACACCTCGGCGAGGACGAGCTCCCACTGTTCCACCCGGTCGAGCTGATCGACGCCTCGATCCGCGGCGTCAACCCGCTGGCCTGA
- a CDS encoding IclR family transcriptional regulator produces the protein MAAKAGSVQSLERSFELLEHMADAGGEVALSQLATVSGLPLPTIHRLMRTLVNLGYVRQEPSRRYALGPRLIRLGETASRLLGSWARPHLAELVDTLGETANLAMLDGDEIVYIAQVPSRHSMRMFTEVGRRVSPHCTGVGKVLLARLPNDQVKSLLARTGMPAMTPHTITGIRKFLAALDQVRADGYAVDEGEQEVGVRCVAVHIPGAPTLTAISISGPAGRMTDDAVQQAVPVLLRVARELGAEISYQESTA, from the coding sequence ATGGCTGCGAAGGCGGGCAGCGTGCAGTCGCTCGAGCGCTCGTTCGAGCTGCTCGAGCACATGGCCGACGCCGGCGGCGAGGTCGCGCTGAGCCAGCTCGCGACCGTCTCCGGACTCCCGCTGCCGACGATCCACCGGCTGATGCGCACGCTGGTCAACCTCGGGTACGTACGCCAGGAGCCGTCGCGCCGTTATGCGCTCGGGCCGCGGCTGATCCGGCTCGGCGAGACCGCCAGCCGGCTGCTCGGGAGCTGGGCCCGCCCCCACCTCGCCGAGCTCGTCGACACCCTCGGCGAGACCGCCAACCTCGCGATGCTCGACGGCGACGAGATCGTCTACATCGCCCAGGTCCCGTCGCGGCACTCGATGCGGATGTTCACCGAGGTCGGCCGCCGCGTCTCCCCGCACTGCACCGGCGTCGGCAAGGTGCTACTCGCGCGGCTGCCGAACGACCAGGTGAAGTCGCTGCTCGCCCGGACTGGGATGCCCGCGATGACGCCGCACACGATCACCGGCATCCGCAAGTTCCTCGCCGCGCTGGACCAGGTCCGCGCGGACGGGTACGCGGTCGACGAGGGCGAGCAGGAGGTCGGCGTCCGCTGCGTCGCCGTCCACATCCCGGGCGCACCGACGCTCACCGCGATCTCGATCTCGGGGCCGGCGGGGCGGATGACCGACGACGCGGTCCAGCAGGCGGTGCCCGTGCTGCTGCGGGTGGCACGCGAGCTGGGTGCGGAGATCTCGTACCAGGAGTCGACGGCGTGA
- a CDS encoding FAD-binding oxidoreductase, producing the protein MTGHDSAGTPERQLRPTDLRSARDLLLAAAKDGLRLGIRGGGTAQGWGAPLERVDAVVDTTGIADLLAYNPADMTVAVGAGMRLRDLQAKLDGQRVALDAARIPHGATVGGLLATGDGGPIRPIYGTLRDLVIGVTVVLADGTVSQSGGHVIKNVAGYDLAKLFAGSLGTFGLITEVVLRVHPLPEASGTVAVACDAPTAFERVTDLLGSTMEPVSVDWIDGRLLVRVEGTEQSVRHRLGVIATVTGGEPADDAAWDEVADVVYGAEGDTILRAGTRPDRFPALAMSLASLAAQYDVNASLTSSVGIGVHTVRLRGGTAAAHANVLQAWRSDAQCQGGSVTVHRRLEGVDELTASWGKAPGAVHVLQAVKKELDPDARLSPGRFAPWF; encoded by the coding sequence ATGACAGGCCACGATTCCGCGGGGACCCCGGAAAGGCAGCTTCGTCCTACCGACCTGCGGTCCGCGCGCGACCTGCTCCTCGCGGCGGCTAAGGACGGGCTGCGACTGGGCATCCGCGGCGGCGGCACCGCGCAGGGCTGGGGCGCGCCGCTGGAGCGGGTCGACGCGGTCGTCGACACGACGGGGATAGCCGACCTGCTCGCGTACAACCCGGCGGACATGACCGTCGCGGTCGGCGCAGGCATGCGGCTTCGCGACCTGCAGGCGAAACTCGACGGGCAGCGCGTCGCGCTCGATGCGGCGCGCATCCCCCATGGGGCAACGGTGGGTGGGCTGCTCGCGACCGGCGACGGCGGCCCGATCCGCCCGATATACGGGACGTTGCGCGACCTCGTCATCGGCGTCACCGTCGTGCTCGCCGACGGCACCGTCTCGCAGTCCGGTGGACATGTCATCAAGAACGTCGCGGGCTACGACCTCGCGAAGCTGTTCGCCGGCTCGCTCGGCACGTTCGGGCTCATCACCGAGGTCGTGCTGCGCGTCCACCCCTTGCCGGAGGCCTCGGGGACGGTGGCGGTGGCGTGCGACGCGCCGACCGCGTTCGAACGCGTCACCGACCTGCTGGGCTCGACGATGGAACCCGTCTCGGTGGACTGGATCGACGGTCGCCTGCTGGTCCGGGTCGAGGGCACCGAGCAGAGTGTTCGCCACCGGCTCGGCGTGATCGCGACCGTCACCGGCGGCGAGCCGGCGGACGACGCGGCGTGGGACGAGGTCGCCGACGTCGTGTACGGCGCCGAAGGAGACACGATCCTGCGCGCCGGGACCCGGCCGGATCGCTTTCCCGCATTGGCGATGAGCCTTGCGTCCTTGGCCGCGCAGTACGACGTCAACGCGTCCTTGACATCGAGCGTCGGGATCGGCGTGCACACCGTACGGCTTCGCGGCGGCACCGCGGCCGCGCACGCGAACGTCTTGCAGGCTTGGCGTTCCGACGCGCAGTGTCAGGGTGGCAGCGTCACCGTGCACCGCCGCCTCGAAGGCGTCGACGAGCTCACCGCGTCGTGGGGCAAGGCGCCCGGCGCGGTGCACGTGCTGCAAGCGGTGAAGAAGGAGCTCGACCCCGACGCGCGGTTGTCCCCCGGCCGCTTCGCCCCCTGGTTCTAG